In Ruania alkalisoli, the DNA window AGTTCGGGAACCCGACCTCGACCTCCTCGCTCCCACCATCGGCGTAATGCACGACGGCGGTCCCACCGGCACTCCCGCTCGTTCCCGTTCCCAGGAGTGCCAGGGCATTGCCCTGACCGGAGAGCCGGATCGTCTGCTGATGCGCGGCCACATTGTCCGCAGTTCCCGGTTCGGAATCTGGCCAGGCGAAGGTGAAGTCGCCATAGGTCAACTCTGCGCCAGGCTGCACGCCCTGCTCCACCAGCCGTTCGGCCAGGAAGCTGGACCCACCGCCGTCGATGTCACCCGGTGCCGGATCCGCCTCGGCCGTCACGCCGACGTTGTTGAACGCCCCGGCCAGGTCGGCAAAGGCGAGCGTCGTGCTCGCCTTCGCCTCGAGGCGATAGGAGTTGCTGCGCACCTGGTAGGCCACCGCGGCAGTGAGCTCGTAACTGCCAGGCTCAGCTGCGCCGTCGGGAGTAAGACCTGCCTCGACCACCGCACTCTCGCCGTCAGCCAGCTCGATCGCCGAGACGTCCTCGACGTGCGCCTGCCAGCCCTCGGGGAGGTCGAGGCTCACCTCATCCAGGCGGAGGTCGGCACCGCTCTGATTGGTGATGCTCACCTGCGCGACGTCCGTCGCCTCCGGGCTGGAGATCGTCGGGACTGTCAGGCTGACGTCCACATCGCGCTCCTGCGCATGCGTCCCCCCGACGGCGCCCGCTCCGTTGATTCGGATGCTCACCTGATCGGAGGTGCTTAAGGCAGGCGTGCGGATGAGAACCACGCCGCGTGCGTCGTCATAGGTCCACCCGGGTTCGGTGAGGTTCTCAGGCCCATCGCTCTCGGACAGCCGCTGGTTCCCGAGCCGCACCGATCCGGGCTCGCGGTCGGTGTGGACCGTGAGCTGATAGGTGCGCTCATCCGGCATGCCGTCGTAGGAACCGTCCAGCGCGCCGAGGGTCACGGTGACGGGCCCGGCACCCTGCTCCGGCGCGTCCACGGTGAACTCCTGCGTCGCGGACTCGCCGTCGCGCCATGCCTGCGTCCGCCCGTCGTCCTCATAGCGGGTGAAGGCGGACTGCCCCTGTGGGTAGATGTCCAGGTCGAGCTGCCCGGAGGCAAGGCCTTCAGCCCAGTCCAACGTCCCTTCGGCGAACATCGGGATGATCGCTCCGGCGCGGACGAACATGGGCAGGCGCTCCAGCGGCGCTGGATAGCCGTCGATGGTCTGCGGCCCCTCGTAGATTCGGCCGGTCCAGTAGTCCACCCAGGTGCCTTCGGGCAGATAGATCCCGTCCCGGACGGTGGAGTCCTCGTAGACGGGAGCGACCAGCAGGTCGTCGCCGGAGAGGAACTCATACTGCACGGCCTCACCCCAGGTGGTGGGGTCGTCCGGGTAGTTGACGTAGAGCGGACGGGTGGCACCGAGACCGGTCATGCTGGCCTGGGCGGTGTGGGTGTAGAGATAGGGGAGCAGCCGTTCGTGCAGCTGCAGGTAATCGGCGTTGATCTCGGTGTGGCGCGGGCCGTACCGGTAGGGCTGCTTGTCGTCGGCAGCCCAGCCGCTCATCGAATAGGTGTTGGGCAGCAGCATCTTCCACTGCAGATCCCGGGTGTAGGTGTCGGCCGAACCGCCGAAGATGCCGTCGATGTCGCCGGTGGCCAGGTGCTGACCGGAGAGGGTGGCTCCCGCATAGGTCGGGATCTGCCAGCGGATGTACTCCCACGAGCCGGCCTGGTCGCCGCTCCACGTGGCACCGCAGCGCTGGGTTCCGGCCCAGCCTTCGACCGTCAGCACGAAGGCCCGGTCGTCGCTGTTGTCCTCGATACCGGCGCGTGAGTCCTCGCATGCGCTCAGCGCGAACCGGTAGCCGGGGCCCACCCACGCGACGTCCGTCTTGCGCACCCGGACCCCGTTGCTGACCTCGTACTCCTGATCTGTGAGGTCCGCCTCGGTCCACAGGCCCAGCTCGGCGCCACGATCCTGGAGCATCTCGGCAGTCTCGGGCAGATCCTCGTAGCCGCAGCCGTACCCGTCGTTGACGAGCATCCACCCCAGTGGCATGTCGTTCTCGACGTAGCCGTCGGCGACGGCTCGGGAATCCCGCAGCGTCTCGCGCTCACCGCGGTTGGCGTTGTGCAGATAGCAGTCCGCGTCGCCGACTTCGAGCGCGTACATCGGCACCATCAGCGGCCGGCCGGTGAGCTCGGTGTAGCCATCGACCACCTCCCGGGTATCGCCGACGAAGTACCAGGCGTCGAAGCGCTCCTCGGAGTGGGTGGTGCGCACCGGCGCGTGGAAGTCGTAGCTGCCGGGTGCAAACGTGTTGCGGAAGACGCCGTAGCCGTTGCTGGAAAGGTAGAAGGGTGCAGCGTTCGGGTTTCCGCCGTCGTTCCAGTTGAAGTCGCGGGAGATGGTGATAGCTGAATCCCGGTGGCTGAAGCGGCCGTTCTGCATCCCGCCGCCGAAGAACTGCTCCTGGTCGCCCTGTTCAAGAGTCTGTGTGGTGCCCCCGGAGTCCCAGCGCAGTGGCTCGGTCTCACGCCAGAGCACAGTGCCGCCGGCATCGGACATGGCAAGCGTGATCGGGTCCTTCGTGACCGTCAGCACCGAGGAGTCGGTGCTGATGAGGTACGCCTCGTCGGTCTCGGTCAGTTCCGAGCCGCCGCCGACATAGTCGTCCTTGACGATGATCGGCGCAGACGGTGCCTCCGGATCGTCGGGTGGATCGTTGGCCGGGTCGGTCAGCTCACCGTCGGGGGCCAGACGCACCCGCAGCAGGTCCTCGTCGGGGACCTCGATCTGCAGCACCGCCTCGCCGGAGGTAAAGGTGTAGACGTCACCGTCGACGACCACATCCTCGACGGCTCCCAACTGGCCCGTTGCAGCGTGCGCCGGATCCGCTGCCACGGGTACCAGTGCGGCGGCGACGAGGGCTGCAACAGCAATCGGGGCAGCGAGCCGGATCACAAAATGACTCTTCATGATCATTTCATCCTCATTCCAAGCAACATTGCTCAACGAGGATCACAGTAGAGTGACCCAGCACACACGTCAAGAACCTCCGGGTCGCGACGACGTGCTGCGCCCCGGAGGTTCATCGACGATCTGCGCGCGGGCACGGGTAGCGCGGGCGCGGGACTTTCGGGCCAGTCAGGCTTGCGCCATCACCTGCTGCATGATCTCGGGCGTGCGGCGGTCGAACCAGCGACCGCCGAATCGCACTCCGAGCACGCACACCGTGACCCCGCCGGCAATGCCGACCACAAGCGCGATCCACCCGAACACGGGACCCACCACCAGTGTCAGCACCGCCAGCACCAGGACGGGCAAGGAGATCGCGAACGAGGCGAGCATGCCGGCCATCTGCGCCACGAAAGTCGCCATGGCCGCACCCTGGGGCTGCTTGAGCGGGCTATCACCGGGTTTGGGTACGGGGTAGATCAACCTGGCGGAGGTCACACTGGAGACACCCAGCGTCACGCCCAGTGCCCCGTAGCTGACACCGAGCACCATCGGCGCCAAATCCCAGCGATCGGTGACGGCGCAGGTCGCGACCGCGAAGACACTCACCACCAGCGCACCAGGTACACCGATCGCCAGCGCTCGCCCGGCGCGGTCGGCGCGGCCGGACACACCGGTGGCCACGTGCAGCGCAAAGGCGCTGCTGTCATAGGCGATGTCAGCCGAGATGGCGAAGCCCAGGATCCAGGCGGTCAAGGGCGCGAGGATCAAGATGATCTCGTTGAGCCCCCCGCTACCGCCCGCCACCGCCAGAATCACCGGCAGCAGGGGCACCACCGCCAGTGACGCCGAGTACCTCGGGTCACGGATCCAGTACGTGAGTGCGCGAGCAGCCACGGCCCCCGTGGGTGTCGAGGGAAGCCGGTCGAACCACCCCAGCCCCTTGCCGCGTCCCCCGGCGCCGGCCGTCGGCGGCGTCACCAATGCCCGGGCGAGGCCACGATCCCACACGATCACCACCAGCATCAGGCTGAGGAGGCAGATCATCAGCCGGGCGCCCGCCAAGCCCCAGTCACCGGCGTCGACGGCCGGCGCGATCCCCCAGGGCGCACCGAACGGCGTCCACCCCGCCACGGCGGCGATGTCTGTCACCAGCGACCGCACCTGGTCCCCACTCGCGGCCCCGTCCGCCAGCCGCGTGGTGGACCAGCTGATCACCGGTCCGATCATGACGATCGGCACGAGTGCCGCGACGGCCAGCACCTCACGGGACCGGCGCGAGTCCAGCAACGGGGCCAGCGCCGTCGTCACGGCCCTGGACCCCATCACGCACAGCGCGACGGCGAGCACACCCCCCGCCAGGGCGACCGGAATCAGTGCCGGCGTACGCCACCAGGCAAAGGCGAGCCCGACCGAGACCAGCACCGTCGCGGCTGCGGGAATGGAGGTGAAACCCGCGGCCGTCAGGCCGGTCAGTAGCTGCCGTCGCGGGATGCCGAAGGAGACGAATCGCTGCGGATCGAGCGTGGCATCTGTGCCGAAGGCGAAGATCGGCACCACCCACCAGGCCACCATCGCCAGCGCGCCTGCCAGCAGGATGATCTGCCCGGTCAGCTGCGGGTCGACACCACCACCAGCAACCGCCCCCACCACAGCCATACCGATGACGAACAACGCGTAGAGGATGGCGAACAGGTAGCCGATCATCTGCCACACGCTCCGCCGGAACGTGTTGGCAAGGATCATCAGTCGGAGTCGGACGAAGTGCGCAACCACGCCAGTCCCTCCGTCTGATGCCGACCGCCGACGAGCTCGACGAACCTGTCCTCCAACGACCCACCAGCGCGGACGTCGTCCACAGTCCCGGTAGCGCGGATCTGCCCGTCGGCGATCACCGCCACATGGCTGCACATCCGCTGCACCAGATCCATCACGTGCGAGGAGACGATCACGGTGGCCCCTGAGCGCACGTAGTCGGCGAGCATGTCCCGGATGTTCGCCGCCGAGACCGGGTCGACCGCCTCGAACGGCTCGTCCAGTACGAGCACACGCGGAGCGTGGATGAGCGCGCAGCCCAGGGCGATCTTCTTCGTCATCCCGGCCGAGTAGTCCACGACGAAGGTGTCCTTGTCCTCGGTGAGATCCATCGCTCGCAGCAGATCGTCCGCGCGTTCGGCGACGACGTCACGATCCATCCCCCGCAGCAGCCCTGAGTAGGTGAGCAGCTGGGCGCCGGTGAGCCGGTCGAAGAGGCGCACCCCGTCGGGAAGTACGCCCATCTGCGCCTTCCCAGCGTCAGGCGCGCTCCAGAAGTCGGTGCCGTTGACCATCACGGTGCCCGCATCGGGTCGCAACAGGCCGGTCGCCATCGACAGCGTCGTGGTCTTACCCGCCCCGTTGGGGCCGACGAAACCGTAGAACGACCCGCGAGGGACGTCCAGGTCGATACCGGCCACGGCCGTCTTCTGGCCGAATCGCTTCCACAGACCGCGGATCGACAGGGCCGCAGCAGGGTCGGGTGGGCGAGCCGCGGGCGCGGCCACCGGGGTACCAGTGGTCTGCTCGGGCGCAGATGGATCACTCATGGCTCCACCGTAGATCGCCGCACCGACGGTGCGGATCCGTCCGATGTAGGAGATGGCCGACGGCGCAGCCTCACCCGCGAGGATGACTCGCCGTTCACCGTGGTCGAGGTGGCCGCCGACCGGTGCGTCTCGACCGCAGCGGCGCGCCCGTAGGGACGATGTCGGTGCCTCGTGGCACGGTGAAGGCATGGATCTCGCACAGCTCTTACTCGGACTGGCCGTGGGCCTCGTGCTCGGCGGCCTCGCCGGCGCATGGCTCATGCGTGCCGCGCGCGGCACGTCTGCCACCGGGGCGGGGGAAGCGAACGAGATCGCCCATCTCACCGATCGCCTGCACGCCGCCGAAGAGAGGGCGGCCCAGCTCCCGGTGCTGACCGAGCGGCTCGCTGCCGAGCGAGAATCTCACGAACGCGCACTCCACGCAGCAGAACGTGCAGCAGACGAGCGGGCCGACCTCGAACGGGCCGGTTTCGAGCGGACGATCGAGGCCGAGCGCGCACGGGCCGCCGAGCGCATCGCGCAGGCGCAGGAGCGCGTTGAGGAACTGCGCGCCGACAGCAAGCGGATGTCGGACGAGTTCGAGGCACTCTCAGCGAAGGTGCTCTCCCAGACGCAAGAATCGTTCCTCAAGCAGGCAGAAGAGCGCTTCGCACGTGCTCAGCAGCTCTCCGACGCCGAACTCGCCAAGCGGGAAGACGCCGTCAAGTCGCTCGTCGAACCGCTGAGCCGCACGCTCACCGAGGTGAAGTCCGGGATGGACCAGGCGGAGAAGGCGCGACTGCAGGCGCACTCGACGCTCGCCGAACAGGTCAAGCAGATGCGATCGGACTCCGAGCACCTGCGTCAGGAGACGAACCAGCTGGTGACGGCGCTGCGTGCGCCACAGGTCCGGGGCAGGTGGGGCGAGCTGCAGCTGCGCCGTGTGGTGGAAGCAGCCGGGATGATCGAGCACGTCGACTTCGTCGAGCAAGAGACCCTCAGCACCGACGACGGGGCCTTGCGTCCGGACCTGGTGGTCACCCTTCCTGGCGACAAGCGCGTCGTCGTGGACGCCAAGGTCGCGTTCAACGGCTACCTGGAGGCGATGGAGGCCCGGGAGGATTCTGTACGTACGTCTCGACTGCAGGCTCATGCCCGCCATGTGCGCGATCACGTGGACTCCCTCGGCGCGAAGGCCTACTGGGAGCATCTGGAGAACACTCCGGAGTTCGTGGTGATGTTCCTGCCTGCGGAGTCGTTCCTGCAGGCGGCACTCGAGCAGGATCCGACGATCATGGAACGCGCCTTCGAGAAGAACGTCGTGCTCGCAACCCCGGCCACACTCGTGGCACTGCTGCGCACCGTCGCCTACACCTGGCGCCAGGAGCTGCTCGCACACGAGGCGCAGCAGGTCTTCCAGGTCGGGCGGGAGCTGCACAAGCGGCTCGGCACCATGGGCAAGCACCTCACCACGCTCGGCAAGCGGCTCAACTCCTCGGTCGAGGCGTTCAACGCCTTCAACCGTTCCCTGGACTCCAACGTCATCACCCAGGCTCGCCGGTTCAGCAACCTCCAGGGTCTGGATCCGGCGCTGGAGTCGCACCCGCCGCTGGAGGTGCTCGCCACCCCCGCTCAGAAGCCCGACGTCTACGAGACAACACAGCGCACTAATGCCGGACCGGCCCAGCTGCCGGGCCGGAAGAACACAGCAGCGCTGCCGCTGGAGGGTCTCGCGCTGGAACCGGATCCAGAGATCGAGTCCCTCGTCGCAGACGCCACCCGGGACGCAGACAAGGTCAGCCACGGTTCGGCGGCACGCCGTACGAAGAAGGCCTGAGGCACGGCGCTCGCCCGGTAGAGCGGATCGACGGAACGCTATGCCTCACGGGGCTCGGCCGGGCCCCGTGAGGGACGCCGTCAGGTAGCGGAGACGTCCAGGGAGCGACGCGCACCCCGGGCGGGCCGGCCCACCGGCTGGCCTGCCTTCTTCAGATCGGCACGCAACTCCCGCGGGAGGGAGAACATCAAGTCCTCGGTGGCAGTGCGCACCTCCTCCACCTCACCGAATCCCCACTCGCCAAGCTGGGTGATCACGTCGCGCACGAGGATCTCCGGCACTGACGCGCCCGAGCTCAAGCCCACGCTGCGCGCACCCTCGAACCATGCCGGGTCGAGTCCATCGGCGGTGTCGACCCGGTAGGCGGAGCGTGCACCGGCCTCGAGCGCCACCTCCACCAAACGCACAGAGTTCGAGGAGTTGGCCGAGCCGACCACGATCATTACGTCTGCATCCGGAGCGATCTTCTTCACCGCCACCTGGCGGTTCTGCGTGGCGTAGCAGATGTCGTCACTGGGCGGATCCTGCAGCTGCGGGAACTTCTCCCGCAGCCGGCGCACCGTCTCCATCGTCTCGTCGACCGAGAGCGTCGTCTGCGACAGCCACACCACCTTCTCGGGATCGCGCACGCTCACACTGTCGACGGCGGCAGGACCGTCGACCAGTTGGATGTGGTCGGGCGCCTCGCCCGCGGTCCCCTCGACCTCCTCGTGGCCGTCGTGCCCGATGAGCAGGATGTCGTACTCGTCCTTGGCGAACCGGACGGCCTCCTTGTGCACCTTCGTCACCAGCGGGCACGTGGCATCGATCGTGTCGAGGTTGCGTTCAGCTGCCTGGGCATGCACGGCCGGCGAGACACCGTGGGCGGAGAAGATCACCCGTGCGCCCTCAGGCACCTCGTCCGTCTCGTGCACGAAAATCGCCCCGCGCTTGGAGAGGGTCTCCACCACGTACTTGTTGTGGACGATCTCCCTGCGCACGTAGATCGGCGCACCGTAGTGGTCCAGGGCCTGCTCGACGGCTTCGACAGCCCGATCGACCCCCGCACAGTAGCCGCGGGGTGCAGCGAGCAGGATGCGCTTGGTGGAAGTCGTCACGGATTCAGTCTACGTGCCAGGTCGAGGCCCATCCGGGGGGCTGACCTGTGGGATCAGCCACCCGTCCGGCTCACGACGGCGTCCCTCACCGATAGGCGAGGCGGCGCAGCAGCCCTTCGGCTGGCCCCCGCCAACCGCGGCGCTCGTAGAGGTAGGTCACCGCAGCCAGCACCGTCCACCCCGCGACCGCGATCGCAGCGACCCCTGCGCTGTTCAGGTCCGCCCCCAGTCCGATGCCCCAGGCACTCAGCAGCGGCGCGAAGATGACCGATTGGCCCAGGTAGTTCGACAGCGACCGCTTCCCCACGGCCTTGATCGCCACGACGGGCCCACTCATGGCACCTGCTCGCTGGAGCCTGTCGGCGAGGAGGGTGAAGACGGCGACGTAGCCGAGGCCGCCGAAGATCCCGGTCACCGACTGGGTCAGGGTAAAGATCCACGACTGGTGCGGGCCGAGCTCGAACACACCCACATGGGTGAGTGCATTGGGCAACCCGCCCACCACTCCGACGGCGACTCCGATTACCGCGGTGCGGCGCAACAGTCGTGCATGAGCCCGCGGATCTTCGAGAATCTGCCGGCGCGCCGCCCAGAACGCCAGCAGAATCATGGTCGGGACGACCAGTCCGATGATGCCCTGACCGATCGCGATCAGCGGCCAGGTCGCCAGCCGCAGGAGGACGGAGGCAAGGTAGTCCTCCTCACCACTGAGGGCGGCAGGGTCGACGAAGCCGCCGCCCTGCTCGAACGCTGGGTCGGCCGGGATGAAGGGCAGCGCGACCAGCCCCAGCAGGGTGATCACAGTCAGTATCCCGGTGAGCACGGCCGCCCACACGATGAGGGTCCGGTCCATACGCCGCAGGAAGATCGCCACCATGATCAGCCCGACCAGACCGTACGCACCGACGATGTCCCCGAACCACAGCAATGCAGCGTGGACCGCGCCGAACACGATCATCCACCAGTGCCGCCGCCGGAGGATCGCGCGCACCGCCTGCTCGGTTGCACCGGCCTCGATCTGGCGCCGGTACAGCTGCACGATCCCGTACCCGAACAAGAACGCGAAGAGCGGGTAGATGCGGGCGTCGACGGCCGTGATCAGCACGAACTGGACGATGCGGTCCACGACGGAACCGTCGATCGGATGGGCCGAGGTCATGCCGGAGGCCTGCCCGTACAGGTACCACGGCGTGTTCGCGAGCGCGATCAACAACAGCATGAATCCGCGCGCGAGATCGGGCGCCAGGGCCCGCTCAGTTGCGGTCGAGGGGCCTCGAACGAGAGCACTCGTGCTCGATGCGGTCAGGGCGTCTGCGGTATCTGCGATCCGGCCGGGCTCAGTCATAGCGCCACCGTGACACTGCGTGAGGCGCGACCACATCGTCCGTGCGGGGGATCTGCGCGGCCGCATCTCCCTATCGCGAGTGATCGTGCTCCGCCCCGAATCCCCATTCCGCCGGGCCCCCCAGGGGGAAGGTGGCTCGGCGGCGGAACGGGATTCGACGCGAGGCAGGTGGTGGCTGCAGGGCAGGCAGGGCGTGGGCAGGTCGCGGGTGCAGGGCAAGCACAGGATGGCGCGGGAATGTCGGCGGGATGCGGCAGGCTAGAGGTATGCAACCGCCCGAGCCAAGGCCCGGCGCCTCCACCGGTGCTGCGCCCACCGAGCTGCCCGCCCGGGCGCTGGACACCACGGCCGAGCACCCGTGGCCGGTTCGGCTCCTTTCGGCGAAGATCGCCGACTACGTCAACAAGATGGCCCCCGTCTGGGTCGAGGGTCAGCTGGTCCAGGTCAATGCTCACAATGCGTCCGCGAACGCCTACCTCACGCTGCGTGACACCGATGTGGACATGTCCCTGAACGTCACCATGCTCAAGCGCCTGCTCGCCGGTGCCGGCACCGCCGTCGAGGAGGGCGCGCACGTGGTGGTGCGCGGCAAACCGTCGTTCTGGGCCAAACGCGGGACGTTGAGCCTGCGAGCCACTGACATCCGCGCGATCGGCCTCGGCGAGTTGCTCGCCCGGATCGAGCACCTGAAACGGATCCTCGCCGCGGAGGGTCTGTTCGACGCCGACCGCAAGCGCGCGCTGCCGTTCCTGCCCACCCGGGTCGGGTTGATCTGCGGGCGGGACGCCAAGGCCAAGCACGACGTCATCGTCAACGCCTCCGCCCGGTGGCCGCAGGTGCAGTTCGAGGTGCGCGAGGTGGCCGTCCAGGGCACGAGCAGCGTCGGCGAGGTCAGCCGTGCGATCGCCGAGCTCGACGCTCATCGCGAGGTGGACGTCATCGTCGTGGCGCGCGGTGGCGGTTCGGTCGAGGACCTGCTGCCGTTCTCCAACGAGAGCATGGTCCGCGCGGCGGCTGCCTGCCGCACCCCGCTGGTGGCGGCCATCGGTCACGAGACCGACTGCCCGTTGCTGGACCTCGTGGCCGACTACCGCGCCTCCACCCCCACGGACGCCGCCAAGCGCATCGTGCCCGACATGGCCGCCGAGCTCAGTCGCATCGACCAGGCCCGGCACCGGATGGGAGCGGCACTGCATCGCAGGCTCGCGGTCGAATCCGACCGCCTGGCAGCACTGCGCTCGCGCCCGGTCCTTGCCCAGCCGCACGTGCTCGCCGACAGCAGAGCCGAGCAGATGGACCGGTGGCGCGACCAGGGCCGGGCGGCTTTCACCTCTCGCCTCGAGCGGGCGGCCGGTGAGGTGGCCAATCTCAGGACGGCGCTGCGCACCCTCTCCCCCGACGCCACCCTGCGACGGGGATACGCCGTGCTCCGCACCCCCACCGGAGCGGTCGTGCGCGACCCAGCCACCGTCAGCGTCGGGGACGATCTGCGTGCGCTGGTAGCCGGTGGCGAGCTCACCGTGTCGGTGCGTGGAACCGAACCCACCCGCAAGACCTCGACGTGATTGGATGACCTGCGTGAGCGCCAGTACCGACGTCCGTGACCTCAGCTACGAGCAGGCCCGTGATGAGCTCGTCGAGGTGGTGAACAAGCTCGAGAGCGGCGCCGCCTCGCTCGAGGAGTCTCTCGACCTGTGGGAACGCGGCGAGGCGCTCGCGGACCGCTGCCAGAGCTGGCTGGACGCGGCCCGCGCGAGGATCGACGCTACCCGCGGCGCATCCGCCGAGACGAGTACCGATCCCGACGACGAGAACAGCGGCGAGGACGAGGGCGAAGGCACGATGGCTGTCACGAACGAGCCAGTCGCGGCGAGCGACCCGGACGAGGAGAACTGAGATGACGCACGCCCTGGTGATCGGCGAGGCCCTCGTGGACGTGGTCCGCGCTGCCGACGGAACGGTGACCGAACACCCCGGGGGGTCACCGGCGAATGTGGCCCTCGGACTGGCACGGCTGGGACGCAACACCGAGCTCGCGACCTGGCTGGGTAAGGACGCTCGCGGTGAGCTGGTGAGCTCTCATCTCACTGCGAGCGGGGTTCGGCTGGTACCGGGCTCCGACCGGGCCGAGCGCACCCCGACCGCCGTGGCCACCTTGGCCGGGGACGGCAGTGCGACCTACGAGTTCGACCTCGCGTGGCGCGTGCCCGAGGTCGCCCTCGATGACACTGTCACGGTGCTGCACTCGGGCTCGATCGCCGGGACGCTCGCGCCCGGAGGAGCGGCCGTCGCCGAGATCGCTGCCGCAGCACGCGAGCACGCGACGATCAGCTACGACCCGAATGCCCGCCCGACCATCATGGGCAGTGCCGACGAGGCACGGCCGGTGATCGAGCATCTCGTCTCCCTCGCCGACGTCGTCAAGGTCTCGGACGAGGATGTCGCCTGGCTCTACCCGGGAGAAAGCGACATCGAGGTGATCCAGCGGTGGGTGCACGCCGGACCGTCAGTCGTCGTCCTCACTCGCGGTGGGACGGGCTCGGTCGGCGTTACTGTCACCGGAGGATCGGTCGAGGTCCCGGCTCCGCGCACCGAGGTGGTCGACACCGTCGGTGCAGGCGACTCCTACATGGCGGGCCTGCTGGACGGTCTCTGGAGTGCGAACCTGCTCGGCGCCAAGCGCCGCGACGCGCTCCGCCTGATCGAGGAGGACGCCCTGCGTGCGGCCATGACCCACGCCGCCCGGATCGCCGCGATCGTCGTCTCCCGGGCCGGCGCCAACCCACCGACCACTGCCGAGCTGACCCGTGAGGAGAACGCGTGAGCGAGCGACCCACCACACCCGCCGAAGCCTTCGCAGCCCTGACCGAGGGCAACCAGCGATTCGTCGCCGGCGAGATGGCCCACCCCAGTCAGGACGCTCAGCGACGAACTGAGCTCTCCTCCTCGCAGCACCCGTTCGCGGTCCTGTTCGGATGTTCGGATTCACGCCTGTCAGCCGAGATCATCTTCGACCGCGGCCTCGGTGACCTGTTCGTGGTCCGCACCGCCGGGCACGTCGTCGACACCACCGTGATCGGGTCGATCGAGTACGG includes these proteins:
- a CDS encoding 4-hydroxy-3-methylbut-2-enyl diphosphate reductase, which encodes MTTSTKRILLAAPRGYCAGVDRAVEAVEQALDHYGAPIYVRREIVHNKYVVETLSKRGAIFVHETDEVPEGARVIFSAHGVSPAVHAQAAERNLDTIDATCPLVTKVHKEAVRFAKDEYDILLIGHDGHEEVEGTAGEAPDHIQLVDGPAAVDSVSVRDPEKVVWLSQTTLSVDETMETVRRLREKFPQLQDPPSDDICYATQNRQVAVKKIAPDADVMIVVGSANSSNSVRLVEVALEAGARSAYRVDTADGLDPAWFEGARSVGLSSGASVPEILVRDVITQLGEWGFGEVEEVRTATEDLMFSLPRELRADLKKAGQPVGRPARGARRSLDVSAT
- a CDS encoding DUF418 domain-containing protein; this translates as MTEPGRIADTADALTASSTSALVRGPSTATERALAPDLARGFMLLLIALANTPWYLYGQASGMTSAHPIDGSVVDRIVQFVLITAVDARIYPLFAFLFGYGIVQLYRRQIEAGATEQAVRAILRRRHWWMIVFGAVHAALLWFGDIVGAYGLVGLIMVAIFLRRMDRTLIVWAAVLTGILTVITLLGLVALPFIPADPAFEQGGGFVDPAALSGEEDYLASVLLRLATWPLIAIGQGIIGLVVPTMILLAFWAARRQILEDPRAHARLLRRTAVIGVAVGVVGGLPNALTHVGVFELGPHQSWIFTLTQSVTGIFGGLGYVAVFTLLADRLQRAGAMSGPVVAIKAVGKRSLSNYLGQSVIFAPLLSAWGIGLGADLNSAGVAAIAVAGWTVLAAVTYLYERRGWRGPAEGLLRRLAYR
- a CDS encoding TIM-barrel domain-containing protein, giving the protein MKSHFVIRLAAPIAVAALVAAALVPVAADPAHAATGQLGAVEDVVVDGDVYTFTSGEAVLQIEVPDEDLLRVRLAPDGELTDPANDPPDDPEAPSAPIIVKDDYVGGGSELTETDEAYLISTDSSVLTVTKDPITLAMSDAGGTVLWRETEPLRWDSGGTTQTLEQGDQEQFFGGGMQNGRFSHRDSAITISRDFNWNDGGNPNAAPFYLSSNGYGVFRNTFAPGSYDFHAPVRTTHSEERFDAWYFVGDTREVVDGYTELTGRPLMVPMYALEVGDADCYLHNANRGERETLRDSRAVADGYVENDMPLGWMLVNDGYGCGYEDLPETAEMLQDRGAELGLWTEADLTDQEYEVSNGVRVRKTDVAWVGPGYRFALSACEDSRAGIEDNSDDRAFVLTVEGWAGTQRCGATWSGDQAGSWEYIRWQIPTYAGATLSGQHLATGDIDGIFGGSADTYTRDLQWKMLLPNTYSMSGWAADDKQPYRYGPRHTEINADYLQLHERLLPYLYTHTAQASMTGLGATRPLYVNYPDDPTTWGEAVQYEFLSGDDLLVAPVYEDSTVRDGIYLPEGTWVDYWTGRIYEGPQTIDGYPAPLERLPMFVRAGAIIPMFAEGTLDWAEGLASGQLDLDIYPQGQSAFTRYEDDGRTQAWRDGESATQEFTVDAPEQGAGPVTVTLGALDGSYDGMPDERTYQLTVHTDREPGSVRLGNQRLSESDGPENLTEPGWTYDDARGVVLIRTPALSTSDQVSIRINGAGAVGGTHAQERDVDVSLTVPTISSPEATDVAQVSITNQSGADLRLDEVSLDLPEGWQAHVEDVSAIELADGESAVVEAGLTPDGAAEPGSYELTAAVAYQVRSNSYRLEAKASTTLAFADLAGAFNNVGVTAEADPAPGDIDGGGSSFLAERLVEQGVQPGAELTYGDFTFAWPDSEPGTADNVAAHQQTIRLSGQGNALALLGTGTSGSAGGTAVVHYADGGSEEVEVGFPNWCCLDVDSYGAQIAATTLGKNTPTGPAYPTTEYRLYTVAAPIDPDREVAAVTLPGNSTVHVFAMAVGTTEFAQAPIEDGQYTLTDAGTGLNLQAPGTDSAQLLTADPSAAASQKWILTRSPGDGSYEVRNAGSGQCMDVFYSSGDVGALVGQYACTGTSNQRFDVEVTDDGIALFARHSGLSIGVDDAGAVVQVSQAHSWQASVA
- a CDS encoding ABC transporter ATP-binding protein; this translates as MSDPSAPEQTTGTPVAAPAARPPDPAAALSIRGLWKRFGQKTAVAGIDLDVPRGSFYGFVGPNGAGKTTTLSMATGLLRPDAGTVMVNGTDFWSAPDAGKAQMGVLPDGVRLFDRLTGAQLLTYSGLLRGMDRDVVAERADDLLRAMDLTEDKDTFVVDYSAGMTKKIALGCALIHAPRVLVLDEPFEAVDPVSAANIRDMLADYVRSGATVIVSSHVMDLVQRMCSHVAVIADGQIRATGTVDDVRAGGSLEDRFVELVGGRHQTEGLAWLRTSSDSD
- the rmuC gene encoding DNA recombination protein RmuC, yielding MDLAQLLLGLAVGLVLGGLAGAWLMRAARGTSATGAGEANEIAHLTDRLHAAEERAAQLPVLTERLAAERESHERALHAAERAADERADLERAGFERTIEAERARAAERIAQAQERVEELRADSKRMSDEFEALSAKVLSQTQESFLKQAEERFARAQQLSDAELAKREDAVKSLVEPLSRTLTEVKSGMDQAEKARLQAHSTLAEQVKQMRSDSEHLRQETNQLVTALRAPQVRGRWGELQLRRVVEAAGMIEHVDFVEQETLSTDDGALRPDLVVTLPGDKRVVVDAKVAFNGYLEAMEAREDSVRTSRLQAHARHVRDHVDSLGAKAYWEHLENTPEFVVMFLPAESFLQAALEQDPTIMERAFEKNVVLATPATLVALLRTVAYTWRQELLAHEAQQVFQVGRELHKRLGTMGKHLTTLGKRLNSSVEAFNAFNRSLDSNVITQARRFSNLQGLDPALESHPPLEVLATPAQKPDVYETTQRTNAGPAQLPGRKNTAALPLEGLALEPDPEIESLVADATRDADKVSHGSAARRTKKA